CCGCGCCCGCGCCCGCGCCTACCTGCGGGCCATGCTGCGCGAGAGCGGGCTGCTCTACGGCACGCCCACGGGCGCCGCGGCCGAGGTAGCGGGCACCCCTGCCGCGCCGGAGGCCCCCGCGCCCGCCGCCGCCAGCCGCACCCATGCCCCCTCCCGCGCGCCCGAGGAGCAGCTCTTCCTCGCGGTGGTGCGCACGCTCGCGCGCATGGCGCTGGACGTGGCGGCGCTCACCGGGGCCCCGGAGGGCCCGCGGCGCGAGCAGCTGCTCCTGCTCTTCGCGGTGCTCACCGGGCTGCTGGACGAGGCGGACGCGCTGCACAAGCGCCTGCCGCAGCCGGTGCCCCGCAGGCTGTGGAGCCGGGTGGAGGCGGCGCTCGAGCGGCGCGCCATCAGCCTCGCCGGAGACCCGGTGTACGGGCTGGTGCTGCACAACGGCGCCCTCTACGCGGACGCGCAGATGCTGGTGCGCCAGGCCATCGACTACTTCAGCCGCGGCGCGCTGCCGCGCACCATGGCCCAGCGGCGCCTGGACTTCGCGGCGCGCCAGAAGGCGCTGCTGGTGGAGGTGCTCACCGCGCTCGCCTGCGTGGAGCGCCCGCCCAGCTTCGCGAGCCGGCGCGCCATCCTGCGCCAGGTGGAGGACCTGGGCCTCCCGGACGCGCTGGAGGGCGAGCTGAAGGCGGCGGTGCGCGGCGCCTTCGAGCGCAAGCGCCCGGTGCGCGCGGTGGTGGCGAGCGTGCGCAGCGCGGACCAGCGCCACTTCCTGCTCGAGCAGACGCTGCTCGCGAGCCTCGTGGACGGGCGGCGCAGCCGCGCCGAGCGCGCCTTCATCCAGGAGCTCGCGCAGGCGATGCAGGTGTCGCCCGAGGAGCTGCACCGGCTCGAGCTGCAGATGGCCGAGTTCTACGCGAAGAACCGCAGCGTGGTGGACGTGTTCACCGTGAGCGCCGCGGCGGGGCTCCTGGGCGAGGACCTCGTCTCCAGCATGCAGGACACGCTGGAGAAGAACTTCCACCGGCTGATGACCGAGGTGCGCGAGACGGGCGAGCTCAGCGTGCTGCTCACCAAGGCGGCGCGCCGCCAGCCCCTGAGCGCCGAGGAGCGCCAGCGCATGCGCGCCCAGCTCATCGACGTGGCCAAGGCCATCCCCGCGCTCGCCATCTTCGCCGCGCCCGGCGGGATGCTGCTGCTCATCGCGCTCGCCAAGGTGCTGCCCTTCAACCTGCTGCCCAGCGCCTTCCAGGACCCGCAGCCTCCCCCCGCGCTCGCGCCGGGGGAGGACACGCTGCCGCCCTCGGACCGCTGAGGGCTCCCGGACCGCCGAGGGCTCCCGGACCGCTAGGCCTCGGTGCGCTGCAGCCGCACCACGAGCCGGCGCAGGTCCTCGTTCACCTTCATGAACTCGGTGCGCCCGCGCTCCTGCTCCAGCTGCTGGTTCATGCGGGGCAGGGCGGCGCGCACCTTCGCGCCCGCGTCCTTGTTGCCCTCCACCATCCAGTCCAGCGCCTGGATGACGGTGGCGCGCGTCTCGGTGTCGCGCTCGTCCAGGCGGGCCACCAGCGCGTCCGCGTGCGCGGCGCTCGCGGCGCGCCCCAGCTCCAGGGCCGCGCGGCGCACCACGCCCGCGTCCGCCTTGGGGTCCTGCAGCCGCGCGCCCCAGCAGGCGGCGTCCTGGCCGCAGGCCTGCGCCGCCTGCAGGCGCTGCGAGAGCCGCGTGTACGCCGCGGCGCGCTCCTGGCCCAGCTTCGGCGCCTCGTCGCAGCCGTCGTAGTCCTGCTTCTGGCACTCGGCCTGGGTGGCCGCGGGCTCCGCCGCCGCGAGCTTCTGCAGCAGCGGCAGCTCGCGCGCATCGCCGAGCAGGGTGATGCCCTCCACGGCCGCCTCGCGCGCCCACCAGTTGCCCTGGGTGGCGGCCTTCTGCAGCGCAGGGATCGCGTCGCGCCCGCCCAGGTGCACGAGCGCGCGCACGTAGGCGGCGCGCACCACCGGGTCGGTCTCCACCAGCATCGCGGTGAGCGGCTTGATGGCGGCCTGCGTGCGCATGCGCCCCAGCGCGTCCGCCGCCTGCATGCGCACGATGGCCTGGATGCGCGGGTCGCTGTCGCTGAAGGCGAGCCGCTGCATCAGGGCCCCTTCCGCGCGCCGGTCGCGCAGGTCGCCGAGCACCTGCGCCGCCTTGGAGTAGTAGCTCGCCGGCAGGATGCGCCGGCCCTGTGCCCAGCTCGCGAGCTGCGCGTCCTTGCCCTCGAGCACCGGCAGCAGCGCGTCACCCGCCGGGCGCCCCAGCTGGAAGAGGGCGAAGGAGCTCTCCGGGTAGAAGGACACGTTGCGCCGCTCCTGGGTGAGCATCTTCACCAGCGCGGGCACCGCGCGCGCATCCCCGATGCGCCCCAGCGCCTCGATGGAGCGCTTGGCCACCTGCGCGTCCGTGTGGTCGTCCGTGGCCAGCTGCGCGAGCGGCTCCACCGCCTCCTTCGCGCGTATCGCGCCCAGGGCGTTGATCGCCTCCACGCGCGTGTAGTTGTCCGGCACCGCGAGCAGCTTCACCAGCGCGGGGATGGCGCGCGCGTCGCCGATCTGCGCGAGCGCCGCGGCGATGGCCCCGTTCGCCCCGTTGTCCCCGCCGCGCGGGTTGGCAGAGATGGCGCGCGTGAGCGGCTCCACGGAAGAGGGGTCCTTGATCGAGCCGAGCACCCGCGCGAGGGCGCTCTTGAGCTCGGGCGCGCGCGCCTCGCCGAGCCGCTCGTGCAGCATGGGCAGGAAGCGCTTGTCCACGTGGCCGGAGCCGCGCATCGCGTCCACCACCCGCACCTCGTCCGCCACGCGGCGGGTGCGCGAGAGCGTCTTGTCCCAGTACTCCGGCGAGTCCGGGTCCACGCGGTTGCAGCCGAGCGTGGACGCGGCGAGTCCTCCGACGAGGGACGAGAGGACGAGACACAGGGCGA
This genomic interval from Aggregicoccus sp. 17bor-14 contains the following:
- a CDS encoding HEAT repeat domain-containing protein; the protein is MTRSRVALCLVLSSLVGGLAASTLGCNRVDPDSPEYWDKTLSRTRRVADEVRVVDAMRGSGHVDKRFLPMLHERLGEARAPELKSALARVLGSIKDPSSVEPLTRAISANPRGGDNGANGAIAAALAQIGDARAIPALVKLLAVPDNYTRVEAINALGAIRAKEAVEPLAQLATDDHTDAQVAKRSIEALGRIGDARAVPALVKMLTQERRNVSFYPESSFALFQLGRPAGDALLPVLEGKDAQLASWAQGRRILPASYYSKAAQVLGDLRDRRAEGALMQRLAFSDSDPRIQAIVRMQAADALGRMRTQAAIKPLTAMLVETDPVVRAAYVRALVHLGGRDAIPALQKAATQGNWWAREAAVEGITLLGDARELPLLQKLAAAEPAATQAECQKQDYDGCDEAPKLGQERAAAYTRLSQRLQAAQACGQDAACWGARLQDPKADAGVVRRAALELGRAASAAHADALVARLDERDTETRATVIQALDWMVEGNKDAGAKVRAALPRMNQQLEQERGRTEFMKVNEDLRRLVVRLQRTEA
- a CDS encoding LETM1 domain-containing protein, producing MYLGKAGWLSTLLDEAIAAHARAPEPAVPPGLPEGSSGRARARAYLRAMLRESGLLYGTPTGAAAEVAGTPAAPEAPAPAAASRTHAPSRAPEEQLFLAVVRTLARMALDVAALTGAPEGPRREQLLLLFAVLTGLLDEADALHKRLPQPVPRRLWSRVEAALERRAISLAGDPVYGLVLHNGALYADAQMLVRQAIDYFSRGALPRTMAQRRLDFAARQKALLVEVLTALACVERPPSFASRRAILRQVEDLGLPDALEGELKAAVRGAFERKRPVRAVVASVRSADQRHFLLEQTLLASLVDGRRSRAERAFIQELAQAMQVSPEELHRLELQMAEFYAKNRSVVDVFTVSAAAGLLGEDLVSSMQDTLEKNFHRLMTEVRETGELSVLLTKAARRQPLSAEERQRMRAQLIDVAKAIPALAIFAAPGGMLLLIALAKVLPFNLLPSAFQDPQPPPALAPGEDTLPPSDR